The genomic DNA AGGTCGTGCACCGTCAAGCAGTCCTCGAAACCCGCTCGGAGCTGCTGGGAAAGGGCGGGGCATCGGGACTCCCATCGCGTCGCCATCTCTTCGGCCGCACGTCTGCAAAGGTCCTTCTCCGACAGGACGAACAACTCCTTGAGCTCCCGCGCCACCTGTGCCTTGTCCTTCGACCCGCCCATTTTGGCCATGGCGTTGCGCATGAAGTGTACCCGGCAACGCTGCCAGCACGCTCCTTGAAGGTACCGGCGCGCGGCGGCCCGTATGCCTTCGTGCGCGTCGGAGACCAACAGCTCCACGCCGTTCAGGCCCCGGGCCTTCAGGTCCCGGAATAGCTGGCTCCAGGTCTCCTCGGACTCCGAGTCGCCGGGAGACCACGACAAGACTTCGCGCCGTCCGTGCTGGTCGATACCGACCGCCACAAGCATCGCCGTGGATTGCACACGTCCGTGACGGCGAACCTTCAAATACGTCGCGTCCACCAGCAGATAGGGCCACGTGCGGTCGTCCAGACGCCGTTCCCGAAAGGTCTTCAACTGTTCGTCCAGCTCCGCCGCAACACGCGACACCGTGCCGGCGCTGAGCTCGAATCCACCCATCTTCTCCAAGACCGATGCCACCTTCCGCGTCGACACCCCCATGAAATACATTTCCGCGCACGCCGCCAGCAACGCCCGCTCCGAGCGCTGGTAGCGTGCGAATACCGACGGATGATAGGGCTCCATGCCCCGCACCTGCGGTACCGAGAGTCCAAGCTCGCCAACGCGCGTCTTCAACGTACGCGGCTTGTAGCCGTTCCGGCTGCCCTGGCGAGACGAGGTACGCTCGTGCCGGGCCGCACCAACGTGCGACTGGACTTCTTCCTCCATCAACTCGCGAAGGAACACCTCCGCGACGGCGTGAAGGAAGTCACCGTCTTCCAAAAGTTGATTCTTAAACTGAGATACGAGAGACTGGGAGGTGGTGGCCATGCTGTTCGATTCCTATCTTGTTCTTGGTTAGCTACCCAAGATTGGACCGAATGCATGGTCGCTTTATCAATTTACAGAACTTATTCTACGTCACCATTCGTCCTCCAAGGCTTCTATTTTTTCGATGAGTATCTCCAACCCCTCCCTGTCATCGGAATTCTTGATTAATTCAATGAGGCTACCAAAGCTGCCATCGAATAGCATTTGGGGACTTATTGGCATAGCCAATAGTTCCACGATCCGCTCTCTTGCCCAATCCTTTTCTTTACGGCGGTCGAAGTTCAGCGCTCTATAATATTCATAGATTCCACTACGCGACATGAAAAAACTACTCCCTTCATGATCGAGGTAGATCTTCTTGGCCAACGCTTCATCGTCGCCTTCACTTCCCTTGCTTAACACCGCATTGCCTCCCAAAGGTTGTCGTCAGTTTGTGCAAAACGGCACATTAAATCCAAGCTAATCCACCGGCTCTGCCGGTGAGAATTCAACAGGCTCCCGTTACATTGGTCGCTGTGACAACGCGTGGGACATGAATCGCGACGGGTTACGCACGCTGGAACCAGTATTAGCTCCGTAGGAGCGGCAGTCAATAGCCCGGGGCGTAAGCCCCGGGTCGACGTACCGCAATTCGTTTGAATCCGCGAAGCGGATGGTAGAACAATGCGACGTGAATCTGCCATCCGCTTCGCGGATTCATCGGTACGTTGCCAAGGTTCCTGGGGCTTACGCCCCAGGCTATTGACTGCCATCCGCTTCGCGGATTGGTAACGTTGCAGTCCTGAGTAGCAAGCCAGAAATCGAGTCGCGCACTTCACCCGGATGAACCCCATAGACCTTGGCGAACGGAACGTTTACCTGGACTAACCGGCCCCTTTCAGGGGCCTTCCTCATACCACCGGTTCTACCGGTGGTTACTGATTGTCTGAGTACCCTTCAAATTCGCGTCTGTCGTTTTCAATACGTTCCAGCACGTGCTGGTCAGAAAGAAAGTCCTTCATATAACGGTCCTCCCGGTAAATGGGGGCAACAGTTATCTTCATTTCACTTGCT from Candidatus Hydrogenedentota bacterium includes the following:
- a CDS encoding IS256 family transposase; its protein translation is MATTSQSLVSQFKNQLLEDGDFLHAVAEVFLRELMEEEVQSHVGAARHERTSSRQGSRNGYKPRTLKTRVGELGLSVPQVRGMEPYHPSVFARYQRSERALLAACAEMYFMGVSTRKVASVLEKMGGFELSAGTVSRVAAELDEQLKTFRERRLDDRTWPYLLVDATYLKVRRHGRVQSTAMLVAVGIDQHGRREVLSWSPGDSESEETWSQLFRDLKARGLNGVELLVSDAHEGIRAAARRYLQGACWQRCRVHFMRNAMAKMGGSKDKAQVARELKELFVLSEKDLCRRAAEEMATRWESRCPALSQQLRAGFEDCLTVHDLPNRLRRRLHSTNMIERVMREIKRRTDAVSIFPNEASCDRLIGAHLMERQEKWLCESKRYLDLDGREQIKQPN